The DNA segment ATCCTTTCTGTTTTGAATCTAATAAATCTCAGAAGGTTGATTTTAGAAGGATTTTGATGGTACCCGTAAGGACAGACCCATTGAAGTTGATCTTCAGCCCAAATTTCAACTGTTTTTCTATATTTTCAAAAAAGAGGAAAACTGCCTTTGAAAAATGGCCAGAGTTTATCAAATGGGACGGGAAAACCTGAGTGATTAATCACTCAGGGAAAGGAAAAGATATCCTCAGGGGGAAAGTTTCTACAGAATTGGAATTTGCAAATCTAGTTCTTTTTAAGAGTATTTTGCTAAGAGAGAATTAGGATGAAGCTGCCTCTCCAGGTGATGTGGAGAGGAAAATGATCTCTTAGATTGAACCAGTTTTAAGATTTAAATGATTCAAGTTAAATAAGTTGTCTTCTGAAGATTGAGAAGTCTGCAAAGTCACTAATTGATTATTTGAAGAATTGATTCCTTTACGAATCGCAAATACTTGACGCTTATAGACCTCATCAATCTCCATACTTTTTTGGGCATTCTTCAGAGCATTGTGAATTGTTGAATGGCTACGCCCCAGAAACTGACCGATCTGACTCAATGACATCCCAAAATCTTCTGTCAGAATGTATACAATATATTGACGTCCTTTTATTACTCTCCGATCTCTTCTACCAGACTTGATATCCTTCAAACTCAAGCGCAGTGCATTGCTGACATGCTGAATAACGTCGTCTTCAGATCTATCAAAAGTGGGAGTCAGGTTCCCAGGAGATTGCTGTTGTTCAATGCTTATTTCTCTAGCACTGGTTATCAATTTCTTTGCTAGTTCCAAAGAGATTTCCTCACCCATGAGTGATGAGTGTGCACCCAAACGGATTAAGACCCCCTCCAACTGACATATGTTTGGAGGTAAGTTACTAATCAAGTAGTGGCAAATCTCATCACTCAACTCGATTCGTGAATCTTTTGCTTTACTCTGAAGTATTTTAAGGCAGGACTTGCGATCTGGAGATGGTAAATCTAGTGAAAGCCCAGATTCCAATTTATTTGCGAGAGTGGAGTTGAGCCCTGAAATTCTGCTGGGTAAATTGTTGGACGAAAGGATAACCTGTTTGCCAGATTCCTTGAGACTGCTTATGGTATGTTTCAATTCCTGCTGACATTGTGGTGAACTACTCAACACTTGGACGTCTTCCAAGATCAAAATATCTGTGTTTCTGAATTTCTCGCGGAATTGAACCATCTGGTTGCTACGAATATCTTGAATGAACTGATTCAAGAAATTCTCAGCGCTAAGCATCATTAATTTACTTTCAGGATGCTCTTTCAGCCACTCCTCAGCAAGAGCTTGGAGCAAATAACTTTTCCCTATACCTTCAACTCCATAAATAAGAAATGGGTTAAAGTTTTTAGCAGGATTTATAAGGATCTGCTCTGCAGCTTTGAACGCTAATTGATTATATTCACATATTACAAAGTCCTTAAATCGGCGGGATTCATAATTCGCAATTACGCTTACAGGATTGGCCTCCTTGTTGGTGAACAACTCTGATGAATCTATTACTTGAAAATGTTCAGATTCTTCATTTTCGAATAGAAATTCTTCCTGAATAGCTAAGTTTGATGTTCCTTTAGAACCTACTAGGTATTCAAATTTCTTTCGGCAAAACGCTCCAAATTCAGGGTAGGAGTCTGCAAGTGCAGACCTGAGATGGGCCTCGTGATTGTTCTTAATATCCAGCCGATGTAGTTCGTGGGGGATTCCGGCGAAAACGACCTTTGTGGAAGTGATTTTCACCAGCAGTAGGGCATCCAACCAATTTGATCTACACCCTGAAGGAAGCGATTCCCTCAGCTTAGATTTGCAGATTTTCCACCGGTTGTTGTCAAGATCCATCTTTTACTCAGCATCCAAGTCCAATTGGATATCCTTATTGCCCCACCAAACTCCCCCAGAGTCCGAAGAAGCTGGAGGATCACTCTGCACCTATCAAAAGTGATGCCGCGTGAGTAACCCTTCAGGATAAGTTCGATTAGCGAATTTTTTGACCTATCAGAGAAAATCAATCTATTAAAGGAGTTTCCCAATGAAAACAGTTGACATTAGTTGAACCATGCCAAATTTCAGGTGGTCGACTCCCTAGTCAAACCATTAAATAATTTGTAAAGATGTGAATCCGTCAATGGAAGGACCTAATATAGGCCCATGAAGTTGCATCCAGCAGCGGCTCAGCGCGAGAGGAGGGTACGTTGCTGCCTCTCAATTCAGCAACGTGTAAGTTCGTGTTGAACTGATGTGAAAGACCTTACGAGAATCAATTTTTGAAATCAAACGATTTTTTTAATAATTATATCAGGTATTAAGCCATAAGGTATTGATACCAGTTTGAATTTTTTTTGCGAACTCTATGGAGGATCTCTCTCAAAAATTGTAAATATTTAAATATCAAAATCCAATTACTCTTCCTTCTTGGGAATATTTGTTGTGACTAGTATGTGAAGCTTTCAGTTTGATTTTGAAATAGTTTTTTTATTCATTAGGGTGCAAATTGATTTCAGCTTGATTGTCAATTTTATCAGGGAAAACTGAATTTAATAGAATTTCTTGGCGTCTTCCCAATTGAATTCTAATCGACCTTCAATACCAGCTATCTCCAATCTGAAGGGTTCAGAGCCCAGTTTAACCCCTGTTGCGGGTTTGTTTAATTTTGGAAAACTAAGATTGTAGACTTCCACCCAACGATCTAACTCTTTCAAATAACTACCTAGAAGCACTCTTTCTTTGTCTGTATTTTTTAATTTTTGAATCCTTGTAGGAACCACTTTATCTCCATCGTCATCATAAAGCCTTGCTTGCCATATAGAATCTTTTTTGCCGAAGTCAGTTTTTTCGTTACTTCCTGAATATATCATTAAGAGAAATTCAAATTGGTTAGCAAATTGTTGCTTTTGGTCGAGTGAAATTTCGAGACTGGCAGCTTCATCCAATTGATATGAACTTTGGATAGAACCTATCAAAAATTGGCGATACTCTTCGCTGCGAAATAATCCAGCAGCAATCATTTTCGTATTGTAGTCTCTGTAGATTTCATCTTTTCGATAGGTATCTGCCAGTATTTTTTGTAATTGTGGTGGGTTCTCCTCCACATGTTCATAAATCTGGTGAATAGCCCAGTTGTCCGTTGTGGAACATCCAAAACAGGTGATGGGAGCAGCTAGGGCAATAACTGCCCGGGTCATGAAGGATTTCATTGTGGGGTTGCTCCACCATGTTTTTGAATGAAATGCCCAAGTTTATCTTGTTTAGTCTGCAAATACTTAGCGTTGTTGGGATGCTGTCCTTTTTCGAGTGGAATCCTTTCAACAATTTCCAGGCCATGCCCCTCGATTCCTACGATTTTTCGTGGGTTATTAGTCATTAAGCGCATTCTTCGTACACCTAATAGACTGAGCATACGAGCCCCTAGTCCGTAATCACGAAGGTCATCTTTGAAACCTAAGTGATGGTTCGCCTCCACAGTATCCATTCCCTCTTCCTGAAGGCGATAAGCTCTTATTTTATTGAGTAAACCGATGCCCCTTCCCTCTTGCGGTAGGTAGAGAATGACTCCTCTCCCCTCTGCCTCCACCATTTCCATAGCACTTTGGAGTTGAGGTCCACAGTCACACCTTTGAGATCCAAACACATCACCAGTCAAACATTGAGAATGAACTCTGACTAACACCGCATCATCCTCTGACCATTTTCCTTTTACCAAGGCAACATAATCTTTGTTGTCAACCTCACTGTAGAATCCAACGACTTTAAAATTGCCAAATTGAGTGGGCATATTCGCTTCTGTGTCAATTCTAACGACGCTCTCATGATGAGTTCTATATTTGATCAAATCAGCTATTGTTGATAACTTCATTTCATGTTGATCAGCAAACTGGCGAAGCTCGGGGTATCTCGCCATAGATCCGTCATCATTCATTATTTCACAGATTACCCCCCCTGGTCTGCATCCAGCGATTCTAGAAAGATCTACAGCACCTTCAGTGTGGCCTGCTCGTTTGAGAACACCCCCTTCATTTGCTTTCAAGGGGAATATATGTCCGGGTTTTACTATATCCGATGGTGAGGCATTGGATTTCATTGCGGTAAGAATCGTGTGAGCGCGATCAGCTGCAGATATCCCTGTAGAAACTCCTTCTGCAGCCTCCATTGTCACAGTAAAGTTAGTACCATGTTCTGTCTGGTTGTGAGCCACCATTAGTGGCAAATCCAATTGTTTTGTTCTTTGAGTATCTAGAGCTAGACAAATTAGTCCTCGGGCGTGAGTTGCCATAAAGTTAACAATCTGAGGGGTCACCAACTCAGCTGCACAAACTAGATCTCCTTCATTTTCCCGATCATCATCATCGATTAAAACAATCATTCTACCGGCTTTAATTTCAGCAATAGCCTCCTCAATGGGATCAATTCTTAGCACTTCAGTCATTCAACCTTTCTATTGGTTGCAGTTCTAATAGCAAATCTGGGTTTAGTTGTTCTATTCTAATAATTTTATAATTGAAGGTGTCCATCAAGCTTTCGATTTCAAGTTCACCACACCAAGAGAGACCTTCATTACCTAGAATACGAGGTGCAAGGAAAAGGTAAATCTTATCAACGAGTTTTGATTTGAGAAAACTGGCATGAACTTGAGCGCCCCCCTCAACCAAGATTGAATGAATGTCAAAATTTTCAAGTTGGGATAGTAGCCATGAGATCTCTGGGCGAACACCGGGGCTAGTCAGCCTTATGAGATTCGCGGGCAATTCCCAATCGGGATCTGGTGCTTTTCTCCCAACAACCCAAATGGTTTTAGATTCATCGTCTCGCAAGCATTTTG comes from the SAR324 cluster bacterium genome and includes:
- a CDS encoding DnaA/Hda family protein codes for the protein MKITSTKVVFAGIPHELHRLDIKNNHEAHLRSALADSYPEFGAFCRKKFEYLVGSKGTSNLAIQEEFLFENEESEHFQVIDSSELFTNKEANPVSVIANYESRRFKDFVICEYNQLAFKAAEQILINPAKNFNPFLIYGVEGIGKSYLLQALAEEWLKEHPESKLMMLSAENFLNQFIQDIRSNQMVQFREKFRNTDILILEDVQVLSSSPQCQQELKHTISSLKESGKQVILSSNNLPSRISGLNSTLANKLESGLSLDLPSPDRKSCLKILQSKAKDSRIELSDEICHYLISNLPPNICQLEGVLIRLGAHSSLMGEEISLELAKKLITSAREISIEQQQSPGNLTPTFDRSEDDVIQHVSNALRLSLKDIKSGRRDRRVIKGRQYIVYILTEDFGMSLSQIGQFLGRSHSTIHNALKNAQKSMEIDEVYKRQVFAIRKGINSSNNQLVTLQTSQSSEDNLFNLNHLNLKTGSI
- a CDS encoding bifunctional 3,4-dihydroxy-2-butanone-4-phosphate synthase/GTP cyclohydrolase II, which codes for MTEVLRIDPIEEAIAEIKAGRMIVLIDDDDRENEGDLVCAAELVTPQIVNFMATHARGLICLALDTQRTKQLDLPLMVAHNQTEHGTNFTVTMEAAEGVSTGISAADRAHTILTAMKSNASPSDIVKPGHIFPLKANEGGVLKRAGHTEGAVDLSRIAGCRPGGVICEIMNDDGSMARYPELRQFADQHEMKLSTIADLIKYRTHHESVVRIDTEANMPTQFGNFKVVGFYSEVDNKDYVALVKGKWSEDDAVLVRVHSQCLTGDVFGSQRCDCGPQLQSAMEMVEAEGRGVILYLPQEGRGIGLLNKIRAYRLQEEGMDTVEANHHLGFKDDLRDYGLGARMLSLLGVRRMRLMTNNPRKIVGIEGHGLEIVERIPLEKGQHPNNAKYLQTKQDKLGHFIQKHGGATPQ
- a CDS encoding RibD family protein, whose protein sequence is MLVSLKVAATLDGKIATGSGISKWITSAKSRQLVHRLRHEHQAILIGSETLLKDNPSLNTRGIHQGTSPIKVIMDGRGRMPRQAKCLRDDESKTIWVVGRKAPDPDWELPANLIRLTSPGVRPEISWLLSQLENFDIHSILVEGGAQVHASFLKSKLVDKIYLFLAPRILGNEGLSWCGELEIESLMDTFNYKIIRIEQLNPDLLLELQPIERLND